One stretch of Podospora bellae-mahoneyi strain CBS 112042 chromosome 2, whole genome shotgun sequence DNA includes these proteins:
- a CDS encoding hypothetical protein (EggNog:ENOG503P7NW), with protein MCGPETPSNLPRVGARVDFYSSSTRQLLGNLLFHNPSTPSSSSATHVRFSSPSSGSACSSRSSSPVPSKKDDEDVLVSIHVSGDMSKPFRESGLLQQFSLPSTSIDAHYEVALREELSLVVGIGIIGRRVSMTRGDEVLADGIIGFNALPESMASL; from the exons ATGTGCGGCCCagaaaccccctccaacctccccagaGTCGGTGCTCGTGTAGACTTCTACTCGTCCTCCACCCGCCAACTGTTAGgaaacctcctcttccacaatCCATCCACTCCTTCCAGTTCAAGCGCTACCCACGTCCGGTTCTCGTCTCCTTCATCAGGCTCAGCCTGTTCTTCACGATCCTCTTCACCAGTGCCATCTAagaaggatgatgaagatgttcTAGTATCCATCCA TGTCTCGGGCGACATGAGCAAACCCTTCCGAGAATCCGGACTGCTCCAGCAATTCTCTCTCCCAAGCACATCCATAGACGCACACTATGAGGTTGCGCTCCGAGAGGAGCTGTCACTTGTGGTTGGAATAGGCATCATCGGACGGAGAGTTTCCATGACCAGAGGCGATGAGGTGCTGGCTGATGGTATCATCGGGTTCAATGCGCTGCCGGAAAGCATGGCTTCTCTTTGA
- a CDS encoding hypothetical protein (EggNog:ENOG503P02V; COG:S) has translation MPIFANTPESRLGRSDSKDPGTTCRGITGSGRPCRRSLLSDDAPPPPKSKRNKLQVDDPSDPDLYCWQHKEQAAMSAHSSPGPKLSHTPILEGRTSIDTLAERLGLVKTHSEPRPSNYSGGYSQSARPEKKKGITCCFCFTLPLDDLVPPPRPQPVPLQKPTSASVPYRPSGNKPSRPSSARPPSARPTSSQKKNHAALIPADAPPETAAKLAKELAKPFSENDDPGYIYIFWLTPESQPLTPAAETARSLLSTSARPSGSRTISDMLASFAAFIDDDDDDRPRPSSGNGRSSHTNKKILLKIGRATNVQRRLNEWQRQCGYNISLIRYYPYVPSNSTTTTERKVPHSHKVERLVHIELDGLGLRAGDRGKCEACGKEHREWFEVEASRKAVEVVDDIVRKWSDWDETQA, from the coding sequence ATGCCTATCTTTGCCAACACCCCCGAATCTCGCCTCGGCCGTTCCGACTCGAAAGATCCAGGGACGACATGTCGAGGAATCACAGGCAGCGGCCGCCCATGTAGGCGCTCGCTCCTCAGTGATgatgcccctcccccgccaaagTCCAAGAGAAACAAACTCCAAGTCGACGACCCGAGCGATCCAGACTTGTACTGCTGGCAACACAAGGAACAGGCGGCCATGTCCGCCCACTCGAGCCCCGGCCCGAAGCTGTCTCATACACCGATACTGGAGGGACGAACGAGCATAGACACTCTTGCGGAGAGGCTAGGTCTTGTGAAGACACATTCTGAACCTAGGCCCAGCAATTACAGCGGCGGATACTCCCAGTCAGCGCGcccagaaaagaagaagggcatcacctgctgcttctgctttACACTTCCGCTCGACGATCTCGtgcctccccctcgccctcaGCCAGTGCCACTTCAGAAGCCTACATCAGCCTCGGTGCCTTATAGGCCGAGCGGGAACAAGCCATCAAGACCAAGTTCGGCCAGGCCTCCTTCTGCGCGTCCGACATCTTCGCAAAAGAAGAACCATGCCGCGTTGATTCCCGCGGATGCGCCCCCCGAAACCGCCGCGAAGCTAGCGAAAGAATTAGCCAAGCCCTTCTCGGAAAATGACGACCCTGGCTATATTTACATCTTCTGGCTGACTCCAGAGTCCCAACCTTTGACCCCCGCAGCGGAGACCGCTCGCTCCTTGCTATCAACATCTGCTCGACCATCAGGCTCCAGGACAATAAGCGACATGCTCGCCTCGTTTGCCGCCTttatcgacgacgacgacgatgacagACCCCGTCCCAGCAGTGGTAATGGAAGAAGTTCGcacaccaacaagaagattCTGTTGAAGATTGGTCGGGCTACCAACGTCCAGCGCAGGTTGAACGAATGGCAGCGGCAGTGCGGGTATAACATCTCGCTTATTCGGTACTATCCCTATGTCCCGTCCAACAGCACAACTACGACGGAGCGCAAAGTACCTCATAGTCACAAGGTGGAACGCTTGGTGCACATTGAGCTAGATGGTCTTGGGCTGAGAGCTGGAGATCGCGGCAAGTGCGAGGCTTGTGGCAAGGAGCACCGGGAGTGGTTCGAGGTTGAGGCGAGCAGGAAggcggttgaggtggtggatgatattGTGAGGAAGTGGTCGGACTGGGACGAGACCCAGGCTTGA